Part of the Takifugu rubripes unplaced genomic scaffold, fTakRub1.2, whole genome shotgun sequence genome, caTCTTTTAATATCAAAATTGTCTGTAGGCACTCTACAGAACCCCTGGGCctggacccccaacaagcaccaATGACAAGGTAAAACTCCCTTTttgacaggaggaaaccttgagcaggctcATGTAAGGGGCCATCCTGCTGATGAACGCAGCAGAACAGGAGGCTTTACTTTCTCTTCTTTACTTTGCCCTTCTTCTTCGACGCCTGGCAGCTTTCTTGGCTGAAGCCCTCTTCGTTCCAGAAGCCTTCCTCACTACTCTCCTTCGCCTTTTTGGGGCCTTCCTTCGGcgttttgatgttttcttggCTTTACGACCTTTAGCCTTCTTGGGCCTGCGGCGTGGCTTCTTTCCGGCACGTCGCTTGGCTTTACGACCTTTAGCCTTCTTGGGCCTGCGGCGTGACTTCTTTCCGGCACGTCTCTTGGCTGCCGGCCTCTTTCTTTGGGCTACCATTGGTTTGCTGGTCATCCTGAAACACGCAGAAGCTCCGGCGCCCGTGGTCCGGACCAAAGCTCCCTTTTTTACCAAAGAGGTAATGGCAGTCTTGACCCGGGCCTTGTTCCTATCCACATCATATCCCTGAGCTGCCAGGATCCTCATGAGGGCAGCCGAAGACAGGCCTTTGCGCTCCATGGATGTGGCCACAGCTTGAAGGACAAGGTCTCTGGCGGTGGGCCCTGATTTCCTCGCTCTGCTAACCTTTTTTGCACTCATCTTTGCTGATTGTTTTCTGTGTACAAAAAGTTGCTGGAATTCAGTAATtgtgagagacaaagagagagaaaagcaccTTAAGttttctgttgattttttttttgtgtgtttttactacttttttttaaaactgttgcCATTGACAAAGGTCAATTTACTAACTTAAATGCATTCTAGTCACTTTTGTCTTGTTCAGTCAGAAAGGGAGGACGGGACAAACTGTTACCTATGTAAGTTTGTCCCGTCCTCCCCCACAGTTTAGCAGAGGATGGAACACTATTTACGATGATATAGTCACATCCACATATTGGGCAACACACAGTAGGAAATCATGTTTTACAACTTCCATTACAACAACGTGTTTTCTTCAGGAAACAGCATATTTTCCCTGAAGAAAACACGTCCAAATCCATTGCCCCAGAACTTCCTGATTTTGTATAACACCATTTTGTTTCCAATTACTTACCTTGTAGGTTGTATTTGTGAATTTGCTGAATGGTTGTTTATTAGCTATTAGTAGTCTAGCAGTAGTAGTATAGTTGTAATACTATTTAAGTTATGTTTTAGCAGCATAATGTAACATTTAGTGCTTTGATACAAAGCACTAAATGTGAGCAACATTTGATCACTGAAACCTAGCATTGTAAACTTCTCACTGCTGTTTTTTTGGCTAAATTGTGCCATAGTATTTGCTAATCCTATGTAGTTTGAGTTGCTTTGATCAGGTCTGCTTTGGTTGTGGCCGTGCTTTATTTGCATTTGCTGgggtttgctttgttttgactTTCTATATGCTGATTTGTTGAGTGTAATTTAATTTGAATTGAGTAAAACAATTACTTTGCTTGGCTGTTGGCTTTGAAGCTTGGATCTATAGGGTTTCTGCCCGAAGCTTTGTCCGGCTGGTGAACTGAGCCACaaagctgtttttccttttagagCTATGACATGGCATGTGTTAATTTTGGAATTAACTTATTCCAGTGATTTATTCTCTTGAAATGGTACAGGACATGATCAGGACTGTGTTGTGGTTTCAAGGTCTTCTTTCTGCattttcaagaatcaatattaaacaaaatattcattcttccgccacagaaccatcaaagttttcatcttctgtatctgaattaaacagctgcactatttcaatgtccaatcccgaattcctcttcttaatcatctgaatctgaCTCACCGACCGATTCttgttcagcgttgattttgtgaaagctcttccaatacatgaagacggtatcatagcccatgcgtctacaatccacccgcatgaGTTTGACACATatgctctaaagcctgactgaaacatctgaagcaggctgttcctctgcaggtgctccagtaactgagtcaccaccaaattctcaagaactttagagaaaaaaatgaaggttGGATATTAACCTAGAATTTgataacacatcaggatccagttaTCTTCCTTTTTTCTCACGGGAGTTTGTTGGTGCACTGTGCACGCTGtttgttgtattcactttatttaaaaaattgaATACTCAGACATTTCTAGTTACTTGCCAACAACAAGGGGAAATAATTCAAATTTAGTGAAGGTAATAGGTGCATAGAGTGCAGgttattaatggctctggagaCAGCTTGGAGACAGCTCTGAAGTTGTGTGAGGTAGCCAagagaaggtagctgctgcggCACTGCACTGTAGCGTAGCGTACTTCTCGTAGTAACcgttttttccccactcggcgacacacccgctgagaaaatGACTCTTGTAATTGGCGACTCAGTCATGTGCTACGtgaagccctaaccctaactccagcgaccatagttaggtgcattccgggtgccagccaatctaaagctgctggcgagaagaaAACTTAAATTCTGTAAAGCTAATATTTACGTCAGAGCAACATCCtatcctcacctctcctctccgaaCCAAACCTCTCCAAACCACTTCActctcctttcatttcctctcctaaccaaacctctcctctcctaacaAAACCTCACCTCACTTCTCCTAAccaaacctctcctctcctaaccaAACCTCTCCAAACCACttcactctcctctcctaaccAAACCTCACTTCACCTCTCCTAACCaaacctcacctcacctcacctctcctcacctcacctcaacTCTCCTAACCAAACCTCTCCTCTCATAACCAaacctctcttctcttctcttctcttctcttctcttctcttctcttctcttctcttctcctaaccaaacccctcctctcctctccctacatgagcctgttaaaagggagtttttcctgccactgttggtTGTTGGGgattaggccctgggattctggaaaaaTTTTGAtcgtaaaagacgctatataaataaaaattgattgattgattgattgatgtgaGGCCAACTGTACTACTGACACGAGTCCATACAAAACCAAACTTGCAGGTTTGCTGAGAGAGTTTGAGAGACGGTTTCATCTCTTTAGCGAACTCGAGACAGAATTGGTAGTTTTTCGCAACCCTTTCATAGTCAGAAGTTCTGATGTGCCTGCCGACATGCAGCTTGAAATAATACACTTGCAGTGTAATGTGACTCTGAAAGGCAGATTTGCTTCTGTAGACTTGGACACATTTTATCCCTGTATTCTGCCAGGGTACCCTAAATTAAGAGCACTAGCAGCAACATTGCTGTGGATGTTTGGGACGACCCACCTCTGTGAGCAGGCTTTCTCTGTAATGAACCTGAACAAGACAAAGCTGCGCTCAAGGTTAACACACAAGCACTTAAATGACATTCTGAAGTTGGCAACTACTCAGGACACGGTGCCTGATATCGATGCACTTGTGCAGACTAAAAGATGCCAAGTGTCAGGAGCAAAAACTAATCATGTCTAAATTCTGTGGAATGCTCAGTCTTCAGACATTGTTTTCACTATAAAAAGTATGAAGTTAGTCGTTAATACTGATTGctacttctttaaaaaaaaaccaaaaaaaacagttgGTAATCAGATTTACTGCACAACTGCTTGGGAGAATAATTGTACACATCACATGTGTATGTTTTTTTGTTATaatttttcaatttaatttcGCATTATGTTCATAAGTTCACAGAAGAGTTGCATTAATTAAGGACTTGATTCAGCAAGTTGCCATGAGTGGCCCTGTGTTCCTGGTTAAACTGGAGGTCTAACTTGGCTTCGATTTCTGTCATTGATGTAACCTGGAACATTTctcacatgttttttttgttattgttcAAAGCTATATTGTCAAAATAATCCAAGCTCATGCCTTCCATGTCATCTGTTTGCTCTTCTAGGAGCTCGGTTGTGAGATATGGCAAACATTGTTTATGTGCTTTTTTGCACGTTTTGTGAACTTTTGTGATGTGTAACTGCACAACTTGAAATTGCACTTACTTTTAAAGGCTCAGGTTGTTACTTTTTATTATATTGAACAAAATTTCttgaaataaagattttttattGCACTTGTTTTTGTGCTACGGCCCCATTGAGTTCATATATAGTTGTATGCGGCCTCTGAACCAAGACGAGTTGGACACTCCAGGAATAGGTGCataaagtgtagtttattaatggctctggaggagagaattagcgagcttgagacacggttccgcagcttggagttagctggagttgcgtcaggtagcgtagctacagctagcggtcccccggcagcagctgagcagccaaATATCCCGGAGGGCTGGGTGATGGTTTGCAGAAAGCGTAgccccaaacaaaggcccacggtgcaccaccttctcgccagcagccatacattggcttctatgtcgcccgctctggcccccggaatgctcctaactatggtcgctggagtcggcttcacgtagcacaaaacagagtcgccaattaccagggtcggtttctcagctgGTGTGTTGCCGAGGTGGGAAAAAACGGTTACCACGGGAAGCTGAAGGCAAACTTTACTTTACTTAACTTCCTGTCACAAAAGCACAGGTGGAATTAGGTGACatctcgcgcacacacacacacacacacacacacacacacacacacacacacacagactgataCTGGGCAGTTATACTGACACAGAGGGGTTAAGTATATTTTAATGTAAGATGTGAGCCAGTAGAAACTTtgtcacagtgtctgtgtggGGTAAACAACCAGGTGAGTATTTTTTTTCGCAACTTCAGTCTGTTAGCAAGTCACACCTGAATTAAAACAAATTGAATTCTGAAGCTAAGGTGGAATGCCGAATGCTTGAAGGCGACATTTGAACTCCCAAAGTCCATCAGTTGGTGTTATCTTTTGCATCACTAATCTTAGGTACGTAGATGGATGTGCCTTATCCCAAAGattattcaagattcaagatgtactttattcatccccgtagggaaactGAATAGTAGCAGCCTAAacatggattaatataactgaagTGTAGGAAAttatatttacaaagtatagaaatagaatacaaataagattagaacattctaagcatatattataagcacatataatatatatatatatatatatatatatatatatatatatatatatacacacacacacacacacacacggatatatacataaatatagaataaaatagaaatacaaTTACAAACATTAAACAATTGTTATTGAATGGTTTATCACAAATTAAATGAAGACATAGGGAATAGATATTGAGACACAGCCAAAGCTTATTACACAAAGATATGATTACAATGAATTGTGTTTGAAGTGATTTATGAGCTGAACCAGCTGTGATGAAATTACATGCAGGgtgttactttaaaaaaaaaaaaaaaaaaaaaaaaatgaatgaatgtgtgatTTATAGCTTTCGTTATTGAGGAAGTTGAGCCAGCAGAGGATGTGGTGGCTCTTAGAAGAGCCTTTGGTTGTAGGAGGCCAGCAGAGGTCTACTTGGAGCTGGTGTACTTGGTGACAGCCTTGGTGCCCTCAGACACAGCGTGCTTGGCCAGCTccccgggcagcagcagcctgacagcggTCTGGATCTCCCTGGACGTGATGGTGGAGCGCTTGTTGTAGTGAGCCAGACGAGAGGCCTCGGAAGCGATGCGCTCGAAGATGTCGTTGACGAACGAGTTCATGATGCTCATGGCCTTGGACGAGATGCCGGTGTCGGGGTGCACCTGCTTCAGCACCTTGTACACGTAGATGGCGTAGCTCTccttcctggtcttcctcttcttctttcctcccttagCGGCCGTCTTGGTCACGGCTTTCTTGGAGCCCTTCTTGGGGGCGGACTTGGCTGGTTCCGGCATTGTACTTCTCCACGGTAGCGGAGGGCGGCCACAGAGCCGCTCTTTATACGGGCCTCATGGAAATACCACTGTGTGGTCTCCCTCCTGTGATTGGCCGAACCGCGAACACGTGACCGGTCACAGCGtcagctccgcctcctgctgTCCACAGCCTGCCTCGACAggggacagatggagacaaGCCAATCACGTGATTCGGTTCTATAGGTAGATAATATATTTAAACATGCAGTTTAATTTTAAAGTTCATAACCTTTTAATGAATGTGGTCGTTTGCATTTTGTCATTGTCTGAGGTGATTTATTCTACTGGTAAATGAATTACACCAATGAAACAATCGTATCCCAGACATGTCAACTTGTTGGTCAATAAATCAAAATTCTAGGAATGTAACTCATTTAGTTTTAAAAGTGGAATGCAACTGGAGTGAACTtctgaaaaatggaaaagaaaaaacagtgtTGTAAGGTCTAAACATGTGCGGTGGTGAACTTTAGGGTTATTACATTGTTTAAGTCAGGTGTTTAAGCTTATGGCGACGTTTAAATTCACTGACGTCAACAGTGTTAATACAGTAGTGGATATTTTACACTGTTCATATCCATCCTTTGTTGGCTGGATGGCGCAAAAATTCTGCTCTTTTAAAAGATATGAATGGCTCTTAAAAGAGCCTTTGGGTTGTTGCTATAGCAGCCATTTTAACCGCCGAAGCCGTACAGAGTGCGTCCCTGCCTCTTCAGAGCATAGACCACGTCCATGGCGGTGACGGTCTTCCTCTTGGCGTGCTCGGTGTAGGTGACGGCGTCACGGATCACGTTCTCCAGGAACACCTTCAGCACACCGCGGGTCTCCTCGTAGATCAGCCCAGAGATTCGCTTCACCCCACCGCGGCGAGCCAGACGGCGGATGGCTGGTTTGGTGATTCCCTGGATGTTATCACGGAGAACCTTCCGGTGCCGCTTGGCGCCTCCTTTACCGAGAccttttcctcccttccctcttccAGACATTCTTGCTGTTGGACTACAGACAGACTGGCTCCAGAGATGCGCTCGCCTCTTATTTAACACAATTCTGAGGACGTGATTGAAAGCACTTTGGTTCTTTGTGTGCGGggccgccccctgctggctgaaaCGGGAACTACACGTTTCCTGGAACATTGCTCGttgatctttatttaaaatgttcagCTCTTATGCACACGGAACTTTCTTTTgctatgtttatatttttaagtATATTGCCAGCCTGTTGCCTGTTGTCCGTTGTTTATCTTGACATTCCCCCACAACCTTAAACACAAATATCTTGCTAATTGGTACCTGTCTGAACATGAGCTTGTCAGTAGAGAATGAACaggtaaataataaaacaattgaAAACGTTAAATTACTGTAGAATTTTAAGTATTCTAATTGTTTTTCTACCACTTTAATGTTTGTAAAAGGttataaatattgttttatgtTCAGAATGCTACAACTGCTGTTCACACAAATGCAATTATAGATGAAAATTCCACTGGTTGGATAACAATAACCGGCAGAAATAAGTCCTTATATATTCCTTCCATATTATCACATTCTAGTGATTACAATTGCAAGCAGATATGGGATGTATGTATGTCCCAGTTTGTGGCTGGGCTGCACAGACTGAGGTCAAAAGTGACACTTGCCACTTACTAATCTTGAGCTCCTCCATGATAGGAACCGGTGAGAGggttcaaattaaaaaaaatcccctttaacaggaagaaaccttgagcaggaccaggctcatgtagggggagaggagaggagaggagaggagaggagaggagaggagaggagaggagaggagaggagaggatgtcaggtgatcatgtttccggaccccggcagccttggcctataacagcatagctaagatgtgacctaacggttagacgaccccctaagtctgataatttgtctgtctatgatagtaactggaactacagaattagtaacaataagctttttcaaagaggaaggttttaagtctgatcttaaagtagcgatggagtcagcctcccgtacccggacagggagctggttccatagcaggggggcctggacagggagctggttccatagcaggggggcctcgtagctaaatgcttggccccccactctactcctagagactctgggaaccacaaggaGACCAGCATTCTGCACATgcacatgagcaaactggtatctatcagataaatctgatctaaaccagtctagtgctgtccctttaatcccaatcacatgttccagtctctgtaacaggatgctgtgatcaactggatcaaaagcagcactgaggtccagcagaaccagcatagagaccagtccaggGTGGAAAATCTACTTGTCCTCTTTTGGAacgttttaatttaatttaattttaattggaCTTTCACGTTTGCCAGAGGTTTTGTAGTAAGTTTACCATCAAGTGTGACCACCACTGCTTTAGCTTCGTTGATTTTCACGCCGTCCTTAATTGGGAATGTCTTTTAATAAGCACAGTTTTAATAAGATACAGTAATTgattttttcactgtttttaatcCTTAGGCCATGTTCATCACAAAAAACACCGggttttcatttgttcttttccttcattttaaaACGTGTTCAGACTGAAAATAATTACTACTCGTGGCACTTGCAACACTGTTTTTACTGAAAACTGCACTCCCATTTTTACAAGAAAATACTGATTTTAAAACTTCACTATGGCGCCCGATTTCACAAGTTTGCGGATTCAGGCAATTCAGGCACccttgtttaaataaaaaagcacGAATGCAATGAATCCTTACTCAGGCCTTGTGAATGGGCCCTTAGTCAAACCTACTGCCACTCAAATTACAAATGTAAATACCTAATGCAGGagtttaaattcaacttttaTGTTTAGCAGTTGTAATTCGACAATAAATAAGGCTGTGACATTAAAGAGAAACCAACATTCACTTCAatgtatctttatttatatcgcaTCTTTTAATATCAAAATTGTCTGTAGGCACTCTACAGAACCCCTGGGCctggacccccaacaagcaccaATGACAAGGTAAAACTCCCTTTttgacaggaggaaaccttgagcaggctcATGTAAGGGGCCATCCTGCTGATGAACGCAGCAGAACAGGAGGCTTTACTTTCTCTTCTTTACTTTGCCCTTCTTCTTCGACGCCTGGCAGCTTTCTTGGCTGAAGCCCTCTTCGTTCCAGAAGCCTTCCTCACTACTCTCCTTCGCCTTTTTGGGGCCTTCCTTCGGcgttttgatgttttcttggCTTTACGACCTTTAGCCTTCTTGGGCCTGCGGCGTGGCTTCTTTCCGGCACGTCGCTTGGCTTTACGACCTTTAGCCTTCTTGGGCCTGCGGCGTGACTTCTTTCCGGCACGTCTCTTGGCTGCCGGCCTCTTTCTTTGGGCTACCATTGGTTTGCTGGTCATCCTGAAACACGCAGAAGCTCCGGCGCCCGTGGTCCGGACCAAAGCTCCCTTTTTTACCAAAGAGGTAATGGCAGTCTTGACCCGGGCCTTGTTCCTATCCACATCATATCCCTGAGCTGCCAGGATCCTCATGAGGGCAGCCGAAGACAGGCCTTTGCGCTCCATGGATGTGGCCACAGCTTGAAGGACAAGGTCTCTGGCGGTGGGCCCTGATTTCCTCGCTCTGCTAACCTTTTTTGCACTCATCGTTGCTGATTGTTTTCTGTGTACAAAAAGTTGCCGGAATTCAGTAATtgtgagagacaaagagagagaaaagcaccTTAAGttttctgttgattttttttttaaaactgttgcCATTGACAAAGGTCAATTTACTAACTTAAATGCATTCTAGTCACTTTTGTCTTGTTCAGTCAGAAAGGGAGGACGGGACAAACTGTTACCTATGTAAGTTTGTCCCGTCCTCCCCCACAGTTTAGCAGAGGATGGAACACTATTTACGATGATATAGTCACATCCACATATTGGGCAACACACAGTAGGAAATCATGTTTTACAACTTCCATTACGACAACGTGTTTTCTTCAGGAAACAGCATCTTTTTCCTGAAGAAAACACGTCCAAATCCATTGCCCCAAAACTTCCTGATTTTGTATAACACCATTTTGTTTCCAATTACTCACCTTGTAGGTTGTATTTATGAATTTGCTGAATGGTTGTTTATTAGCTATTAGTAGTCTAGTAGTAGTATAGTAGTATAGTCGTAATACTATTTAAGTTATGTTTTAGCAGCATAATGTAACATTTAGTGCTTTGATACAAAGCACTAAATGTGAGCAACATTTGATCACTGAAACCTAGCATTGTAAACTTCTCACTGCTGTTTTTTGGCTAAATTGTGCCATAGTATTTGCTAATCCTATGTAGTTTGAGTTGCTTTGATCAGGTCTGCTTTGGTTGTCTGCATATGGCCGTGCTTTATTTGCATTTGCTGaggtttgctttgtttttactttATATGCTGATTTGTTGAGTGTAATTTCATTTCAGGTTATAatgaaatttattttttttaatttttatatttattattctattgaagagaataaaaaaacacaacacacatttgCCAAAGTTAAAattaacacagacacacacacttaataatAATAGCATGCTAAATGAGAAGTTTGCAAAGACACAAATATGAGAAATATACATTACATACACTCAAGTATTACCAATCTTTTTACACCGATGCCTgaaatttactttaaaaaaatgaaaaagcaaccAAATAGTGGAATCTGCTCATTAAAGACAGAAGTTCTTGGTACAtgtgcacttaaaaaaaacatttatttcaaggtCTCGCTAAAGCAGATATGAGACTGTTAGAATATTCATACATTTTATCAtgttgatattttaaaaaaacaaaacatttctaTTACAATCCCATAATTCTTTAAgcactatttttttatttccaataACTTTATTGATTCTATCCAGTTGTTGACAGTCCTTTTAATTGGTATTTGTGTCTGcacattaaaacaataaaatgccTACATCAACAGCTCTGTCGGGTGGGGTGTACACATTTATAATTCTCGGTTTTATATTATGATAAAAACAGTCTACAAGTAAAATTTCTATATATTAATTTCAACCAAATTTCAATTCCAACCCCATAATAACTGGGCCCATAACAAGAGTCAAGATTTACGTTATTCATCCGCGTAGGGAAATTGTAGTATCAGCCTGCACCTGGTGGAATATAACTATAAttaagtatagaaatagaataaataaaacacaaataacagAACATGGACAGgaataagcatatttacataaatataaaatatagaaataaaactaaaacataaacattaaacaatgaTTGTTATTGACTGGTTTggacctgagctgatgcataagCCCAGTCAagagagctcagctctgacagaggGATGAATTAGGGAACAATTATTACACAACTAGACAAGCAGGAGCTTAATCAGAAACACTTGTTCATGgtggaattttatttttttaaatgtacaccCACTACCAGCTATAAATGATTAAGAGGCATCAATAATGGGCAAAAAAACCCCTAAAATTAAGGATGGGCGGATCAATCCTGTGGCAACACAAGGGTCACCTGCTGAGTGTTCATCATCCAAGGGATTATGGCGGGAGTTTGACAGCCGGGTTGTGGCTTTTCAGAGCAATCgcacagcaaacacagatgCATATATTGAAATGAGAAGATACATGGAGGAAAAGGTCATCCCAAGAAGCGAGGTGGGAAAAAATGAAACCACATCTGTTCCAGCAGAGACTCTTCTCGAAGGCCGGAGAAATAATCGGCCAGACGCAATTGTcctaaagcagaaaatgtgaatatgatactttttctgaacaggtgtgatggtgtcagacattgttctatTTAATTTTCCTCATGGAGCAACtgtcttatgcaggtttaaaggataatGAAATCCTAGTTATCAATTGACCATAAATTTTATGTAAATGGTCTGTATTCGTCTtgtgatttgtcttaaatgtaatattttgactgacaaattgccagtaagaaatgaacagtATCGATAAAAATACAAGTATCAGTATCGAATCCTTaaagtgtggtatcgcccatccGTAATGTACACCCACTACCTGCTATAAATTATGAAGAGGCTTCAATAATgggcaaaaaaaaccctaaatgtACCTCGTCTTTCATACATGTAATGTAGGGTTGCATATTCAGACCTTTTATTCTAGTCTTATTGCCGAGATAATACAGTTCCACCTTAAATAGAACAGAGCTCTGTTAGAAGAGTTGATGTGGCTCTTAAAAGAGCCTTTGTTGATGTGTATAAGCGGCCAATTTAAGCTCTCTCTCCGCGGATACGACGGGCCAGCTGGATGTCTTTGGGCATGATGGTGACCCTCTTGGCGTGGATGGCGCACAGGTTGGTGTCCTCGAACAGACCCACCAGGTAGGCCT contains:
- the LOC101077311 gene encoding histone H1-like codes for the protein MSAKKVSRARKSGPTARDLVLQAVATSMERKGLSSAALMRILAAQGYDVDRNKARVKTAITSLVKKGALVRTTGAGASACFRMTSKPMVAQRKRPAAKRRAGKKSRRRPKKAKGRKAKRRAGKKPRRRPKKAKGRKAKKTSKRRRKAPKRRRRVVRKASGTKRASAKKAARRRRRRAK
- the LOC101068835 gene encoding histone H4, giving the protein MSGRGKGGKGLGKGGAKRHRKVLRDNIQGITKPAIRRLARRGGVKRISGLIYEETRGVLKVFLENVIRDAVTYTEHAKRKTVTAMDVVYALKRQGRTLYGFGG
- the LOC115248317 gene encoding histone H2B 1/2-like, whose amino-acid sequence is MPEPAKSAPKKGSKKAVTKTAAKGGKKKRKTRKESYAIYVYKVLKQVHPDTGISSKAMSIMNSFVNDIFERIASEASRLAHYNKRSTITSREIQTAVRLLLPGELAKHAVSEGTKAVTKYTSSK